A stretch of DNA from Sphingomonas sp. SORGH_AS_0879:
TCGACGACGAAAATTCTGACCGAGGGCCAAGCCGGCGGATGCTGACCCTGTTTTTCCCTTCTTTCAGAACCTTCGCATCACCTGCTCGTTAGAATCAGCGCCAACGGCGCCCTTTTCCATGCCGCTGGCATGGTTGCGCCCTTCGGACTGTCGCAATCTGTTAAGGATTGGCCTATAGCCTCAGGCGGTTCGCGGATTTTGTCCGTGAACCGGGGCGTCGAAACCCCGTAGCGAAGCCGGTCGCAAGACCAACAAAACGGTCGCAAAGCTCTTTGTGACCGGGTGGCGGACGCGTATGTCCAGGCCACCCGGCTAAAGGCGCCCGCGCCTGTTCGCTACAGGTTTCGAACATCCGGTCTCCAGAGGGCCGGCACCCCGCCATTTCACGGGGTGCCGCCGGCTGGCCGGCGCGCATCCCCATCGGGGGATGAAGATGGTTGGAATACGGGGGATCAGAGCAGCGTCGGTGAGCATGCTGGCGTTGACGATCGCCGCCTGCGGGGGTGGCGGCGGGATCAACAGTGCGGGGAGCGTGGTGACGCCACCACCAACCGGCGGCGCGACGCCGACGCCCAGCCCATCGCCGACGCCAAGTCCGACACCGTCGCCGAGCCCGACACCGAGCCCCACGCCAACGCCGTCTCCGACGCCGTCACCTACGCCCACGCCGACACCAGCTCCCACGCCAACACCGACACCAACGCCAACCCCGCCCGTCTATTCGGCGCCGGTGCCGCCGCCGACGGGATATGTGATTACCCCTTCGGACAAGCAGCCGATCCGCTCGGTCAACGACACGCCCGAGTTTCGCCGCAACTACGGCGCCAACGAGTTTATGAACGCGCTCTACGCGCTCGACAGCGGGCACACCGGTCAGGGTGTCAGTGTGGCGGTGGTCGACGACGGCGTGATGAACGTGAACGGCGAACTCGACGGCCGCATCGACCAGACGCTGTCGAAGGACTTCGGCTATGTCGTAGCCGCCGACGGCACGCGGACCAAGCGGAGTGAGCTGGGCAGTGCGGTGTCCGACCACGGCACGGCGGTCGCCAACATTATCGCGGCACGCGTCAACGGCAACGCGACTGTTGGTTATGCCCCGTCCGCCACGATCGTCGCGTTGCGGGTCGCCGACTGGGACGAGAAAACGCAAGGGGAGATCCTGTCGCACACCGACGAGGCGATCCGCTATGCGGCGGACAAGGGCATCAAGATCGTCAGCAGTTCGCTGGTGGGCGGTAGCGCGGGCTGGACCTCGGCGACTGAGCGGCTGGCAGAAACAGGCGGCCTGCTCGTCAACTCTACCGGCAATTTCGGCGGTGCCGATCCGTACAATGCGCAGTGGATCACCGCCGACAATCGCAAGGCGGTGCTGTTCGTCGGCGCGCTCAGCCCGGCACTGAACAAGTACGAGATCGAGGCCTATTCCAATAAGGCGGGCACGATGAAGGACCGCACCGTCGTCGCGGTCGGCTCCAATGTCACGACGCTGGTCGATGGCACGGTCGGTGTCTTCTCCGGCACCAGCTCGGCGGCGCCGGTGGTGGCAGGACTCGCCGCCGACATCCTGTCGAAGTGGCCGCAGCTGAGCGGTCAACAGGCGGGTGACGTCATCCTCCAGACCGCCAAAGACATCGGTGCGCCGGGACCGGACGAGGTGTTCGGCATGGGGCTGATCGACTTTCAGGCAGCGCTGTCGCCGGTCAATCCAACGCTGTCGAACGGCTCGACGCAGACCAGCATCGCCAAGTCGGTGATGGTAGTGCCGGGTGCCGTCGGCACGGCTGCGATCCAGACCGCGCTGTCGCATGTCACGGTGCTCGACGCCTTCGGCCGCGACTTCACCGGCTCGATCGCCGCGCTCGTCGTCCAGCCGCAGGTCATGGCGGACCGCCGGATCGAACGGCGCGTCCGGCAGATGGGGCGGCAGGCAAGCCTGTCGTTCGGCGGCTTCAGCGGCACCATGGGCTATACCAGCGTCCGCTTCGGCCCCGGCCAGGATCAGGTCCGGTCCGCAGCGACGGCGGGGACCTTCGGCTACACCGACGGGAAGACCGGGGTGCGTGCGGCGTGGAACGGTGCCGACATGCTGCAGGCCGATGTCATGGGGCTGGCGCCCTTCGCCGATGGCGTGCTCGCCTATGTCCCGCAGGCCGGGACCAGCCTCGGCGTCGACCGGGCAGTCGGTGGCGGGCGGCTCGGGCTGACCATGGCGGCGGGACGCACCGCCGGCAGCGCCGCGCGGGCGATGACGCTGGGCTGGAGCCGTGGCGACCTCTCCTTACGCGCCTCGTTCATCGACGAGGACGGCACGCTGATGGGCATGCCGACCGGCGCCGGTGCGCTGCGGCTGGGACGCGGCGCCCGAACGGTGATGGTCGAGGTGCACCACCGGATCGGCGTGACCGATGGCTGGACGCTGGAGGGATACGGCTCGCTGGGCGTCACCCGGTTGAAGATCGACGCCGCTTCGCTCGTCACCGGTGCCACCCCGATCCTCGGCAGCCGGATCGGTGTGCAGGCGACCGGCGCGGTGCCCGGCGGCCTGCTGACGCTCGGGATCGCGCAGCCGCTCGCCATCGAGGCGGGCGCGGCGGAGCTGACCCTCGGGACGGGCTACGACCTTGCCAGCCGCTCGGTCCTGTACGGCGTCACCCGCGCCAGCCTAGCAGGGCAACGCCGCGTCCAGCTCACCGCCGGCTACGTCACCCGCACCGCAATGCCGCTGCGCCTCGGCGTCATGCACGACGTCACCGACGGCTCCGTCGCCGCGCTCGTCGGCTGGCACACCGGCTTCTGATCCGATCGATATCACAGGGAGAGAACCACATGCGTTTGACCATCGCGCTCGTCATCGGGCTGGCCGCCGTGCCCGCCACTGCGCAGCGACCACCGATCACCAAGCTGCTCGACAAGATCCCATCCGTCTTCGGCAGTGGGCCAAAGCAACCCGCCATTACCCTGCCGGCCACACCCGTCATTCTCGGCTTGACGCGTGCCGCCGATCGCAGCGTTGCCGGTGATCCGGTGACCTTCGATCTCGGCGGCTTCCGCCTCGGCATGAGCGAGGCGGAGGTGACCGCCGTCATCGCGTCGCGGAAGCTGACGAACCGGGGCGTGACCCGCTATGTCGACTTCGAGAGTCAGGTCCGCAGCCTCATCAACATCCGTGGAGGCGTTGGCGGCGTGGAAACCCGGCGCGGTGTGCTCGGTGAGGCGACGCTCCAGGATGATGCTGGCGGGCGCTATATGTTGAAGACGCTGGTCTGGCCGGACGGGGCGCATCTGTCGTCGATCGTGTACCTCGCGCCGCAAGGAACGGCGGCAGCGGAATGGCGCCGGATGCTGGTCGAGAAGTGGGGGCGCCCGCGCGAAGAGCAGCCGGGGGACACGTTCGGCGCGCGCTGGGGCGGCGGGACAAGTGCTTTCCGGGCCGCTGCGAACCTCGGCCCTCGTGGCGGGACCGTGGAGATCGCGCAGCCAGAAGGCTCAAGCCAGCAGCCGGGCAAACTGGTCGAGCAGGCCACCGACGCCTTCATCGCCGCTCGTGCCAGGAAGCCGTCGCTGTGATGCGCGCTGCAATGAGGATGTCGTTGATGAATCGCTTCGTTATCCTGGCGATCGGCTGCGTCAGCGTGGGTGCCTGCTCGAAGACCGAAAAGCCTGAGGATGTCGCCCGCGCGTTCATCGTCGACAATGCGGCCGGGCGAGGTGCCGAGGTGCTGGAGCGGATTGACCCCGCTGTTCGCCCTCTCGCGGGGATGATGGTGGCGGCCGCGCCCAAGACGGCCACATCCGGTCCACCGCCTCATGGCGGCATCAAGACGGTAGAAGTGCTCGACACCAAGACCGTCGATCCCGATCATGCTATCGTTGAGACGGTATCGCATTTCGGTGACGGCACCGAGGTGAGACGGACCGCGAATCTGCGCCGTGTCGATGGCAAGTGGTACATCACCATGTGATGGACCGCTCAGCGTGACATCGTGCCCGGATCATCGATGATCGGCGTCCGGCGTGTCGTCCCACCTCCGTTACCATCCGCATGACGCGGAGAGGTTTCGGGAGATGCGGGCGGCGCGGCGGGTTGAACGCCGTTTCTCGACGATGGCGGCGGGCTGTTTGATGCCGGCGCATTCTGCACCCCGGTTTGCCGCGCTTCCCCCGTCGGCGTGTCGGTCATCGTCAACACCGGCTTCGCTGCGGTCACAACGTCGGTCCCCCTCCGCTCGGCGAGCATCCCAAGGATGCGTTGAACCTTGTCATCGTGCCGCCATGCCTCGATCAGTTCCCGCATGACGGCCGGGGCGGCCGGGACCAGCGACCAGCCCGCATCGCTCCGCACCAACTGATCGGGGTGCGCTACGGCATAGCTCACGATCATGCCGTGTTCGCCGAGTTGCTGTGCCGCGATATCTTCGAGCTGGCGCTGCACCCGTTCGGTTTGAACATCGTCGTCACGCAGGCCGAAGGTCGCCAGTGTCTGCGCATCGACCTGTCGGCGACCATCGATGGTCGGCACAAGACGGCGTTCCCGTTCGATCGTATCCAGCATCGCGGTGGTCCGGTCGGCACGGTCGTCGTGCCGGATGCGTTCGAGGAGGGCGCGGCGCAGATCATCGTCGCCGATACCGACCGCCATCACCGTGTCACGCTCGCGCGGAGGCAGGACGGACCAGTCGGGTTCGATCCGCTTGCCGTTCCGGCGATAGGGGCGCGGTCCTGTGTCGCGCAGGATGCGGCAGGCTTCCTCGACCAGTGTACGTCGAGCGGCTTCGGCGGCGCGTTCGGCTTCCACGCGTTTCGCCGCTGCGTCCGCGGCCTTGCGTTGTTTGGCTGCACGCTGCTGGTCAAGACGATGACGCTCGCGCAGGGCGCGGCCGAGATCATCGTGCGGCAGGCTTTGGATCATTTGACGTGCCGCCATGGGCATGGCGGACAGATCGAGGATCAGGCGGTTGTGCTCCCGCCGATAGGGCGTCGGTTCGGCGGTGAGGATCAGGCGGCGAGCCTGTTCATGCGCATGTTGCCGGTCACGCGCGACGAGGCGCTGGTGGATCGCTGCGGCTGCGGCGCGCTGTTCGGTTAGTTTCCGATGCAGCACCGCCGACGTGGTCCGGCCTGCCACGATCGTCGCGATACGCCGGGACTGCATCAGCGCGGTCCGGGACGGTATGATCGGTGCCGGTACTGCGCCGATCCGCTCCGCGACCGTTCGAGCCGTGACCGCCAATGTCATCGCCGTGTTCCGCACCGCAGGCGACGGCCGATGCACGACCCGTCGCTGCTGGATACGGCGCAGGATCGCCTGGGCGTGATCGCGGACCTTCAGGACGGTTTGTGGAGCCACGGGCCGAACGACAGCTTTTGTCCGGCGGACCCGTTCGATCATCTCGCGGGCTGACCTCGCGATCACCGTCACGTGAGCGGTGATCGCACGGGCGTTGGCTCGCAGGCCAGCCACCTGTATGTGCCGTTCAAGCAGCCCTGTCAGGCGTTCATGGGCCTGGACCTCCCGTTCAACCAGCGCCTTCTCGACTGCAAGTTCGTTGCTCTCGGCGATGGCTGCGTTGCGGGCGATGGTATGGACATGCTCGCCGCGTTCATGCGCCGCCATCGCCGCAGCACCGACATGCGCCTGCCGCTGGGCGTCGATCCCGCGCTCCTTGTACGTCTGATGGGTGAAACGCTCCGGTCGCCCGGCCGAACGGCAGGCACGGTTCATGTGCGCGGCGGCCAGCGCGCGCATCAGCTTCAGCCCGTCCGGGTCGGTCAGGCCGTTCACCTTCTCCTGCGCGATCGACCATTCATGGTCGCCGGTGCGCTCGCACGGGCGCAGCGAGAAGCAGATGTGCGCGTGAAAGTTGCGCTGATCGCCCTTGGCATCCGGCGTGTGGATCGCAGCGACCCACGGCAGGCCGAGTCGGCCGAAAGTCCGCTCACAAAATTGCTCGACCAGCGCGCGGCGCTCGACCGCGGTCAGGTCATGCGGCAGATTCCAGATGATGCGATGCTGGACGATCGCATTGGCGCGATAGCCTTCCTCGACCGCCTCCAGCGCGCGCCAGCCTGCCGCGATCTCCTGCGCGTCCTTGCCCATGTTCGACATCGGCACGGAATCGATCGCGTCATCGCCGATCCGCTCGAGCGCGTCCTCGCGCAGGATATAGAGCGCGTGATCGGCGGGCAGGCCCGCACGCCATGTCTTCGATTTGAAGCCCACGTAGCGAATGCGGAAATACAAGGAGACGCGGCCGCGTTCGTCGATCATCGGCACCTGGTAGGTGCGGATGGCGCGCTTCGACACGCCGGTGAGCATCGCCATCTTGCGGGACGGTGTTGTGCTGCCCGATTCGTGGCTGTCGGCCCGGGCCATGCGGACGCGCAGCGGGTGCCCCCAGGCATGCGACAGTTCCTGATCGAGCAGCCGGTTGACTGCCACCTGTTCACGCGCTGCGTCAGCGCGCCGACGCTGGCGCAGCGCCGCGACGCGGCGGAAGGCGGCGGCGACCGTACGCTCCGCCGCCTGTATACGGCGCTCCGTCCGCCCGCCGTCCATGAGCAGGCGGAAAACACGCGCGTCCGCCCGCGCCCATATCCCTTCCTCGGTCTCCAGCAGCATTGCGCGCCCTCGATCGTGACGCCGCAGGCTGGGGGGTGGGATCAGGAGCGGATGCGCCGTTGACCGGGGTCAACATTTCTTTCGCATCCCACCCCCCAATCCCTTCCTCGACTGCGGCCTTTCGCTTCGTAGGGACCGCTGCTCACCGCCGTTGCGGGGGGCGCTCCATTTGATCGATGCGGAACCGCGCGCCGAACGCGGGTTCCGGTCCGGCGTTGCGACCGGCGGTCAATCGCACACCCACGCATCCATCTTCAGCGAAAGTGGAGCGCCCCCCGCAACGACCGGAATCGGAGGTCCGTATCGTCAGCCCGTCCATCACGGACGAGGAGAAGACCCATGGAATATGACGCCATCGAAGCCCGCCGCCGCCGCGAATATGAGGCGGCCATCGCGGTAGAACGCCGGGCTGAGGAACGGCTGGCCGAGATCAAGCGAAGGGCGCGTAACGCCAAGGGGCGATTATTGTCGACCACGCGATCGGAGCAGTGGCACCGCATGGCCCTCGCGTGGCTCGAACGCGATGCGGGATACACGGGCGAAATGGCGGCGGCACGCGTCTGGCTGCGCCACCAGCCGCTCGACGCTTATATCGAGCTGGTCGCACCCTTCGCCGCCGCGATGCCGGGCGCCACGATCATCGCGGCCGAGGTTGCGGCGGTCCGTGCCCATCTCGACGAGTGGACGAAGCGCGGCGAGGCGCTGCTGCTCGATCGCGCCAGCCGCGCCTATGCGGAGGACGTCGCGGGCTTTCGCGTCTGGCAGCGTGATCATCCGGACAGCAATGCATGGCGGCGCAAGGCGATGACGAAATCGCAGGGATTCCTGATCGGACGGATGGTGGCCGCGCTCGATCTCGAGCCGCCCGCCCGGATGAATCGCGGTGAGGCGCACGACTGGATCGAACGGCATGGCGGAAATCCACGGCTCGCCGGCCCGCCGGTCGATCCCGATACCCCGCACGGGCCGCCGCCCGCCTCGGTCGACGTCGCAGCCGCGTCGACCGGCCAGGTGATCAGCGCAACCGATCGAACCTTGCTCGACGACACGAGCACCGTGGGGAACGCGGCATGACCGACATCCTCGACGAAATCCGCTCGGTCGTCGTCGGCGACCGCGTCGAGCGCTTTCAGGGTTACGACGCGCTGGCGCGTCGTGCCGAAGGCCTGATCGGCCGGATGCAGCAGATCGAAAGCGCGCTGGGTGCGAACCCGCGCGACGCGGAAGAGGAGTGGCACGATCTGGCGACCGCCGCCGAAGCGCTCGTCGCCATCACGGCGGCGCAGGAAGCGTGGCTTGCGGATTACGACGCGGCGTTGGCCCGCACGGTCGAGCAAGCGCGCGGCGACCTACGATCCCTCAACATCCAGCAAGGTAACGTGAACGCAGGAGACGATTCATGAGCATCATCGATGAAATCGCCGCAGCGGTCGCGCAAGCCGACCTTGACGACGGCATCGATCCGTCGGTCGGTCTGCGGCGCGGCTGGGATTATTGGATGCCGGGCCAGCCGCTGAGCGATGGCTGCGGCATCGCCCGCACGCCCCATCGTCTCCCGATCGATATGACGTCGCTGCCAGAAGGCGCGGTCGCGATCATCGACGGTACCATGACCGTGGCGCGCCTCAGCGGATCGGTCTGGCGGCAGATCATGGTCCGCCCGCGTGAGTCTGGTGCGGGTGAAGGCCAAGACGTATTTGCCGTCAGCAGCATGGCCGCGCATTGTCGACGTGCCGAGCATCTCGTCACGCTGGTCGGTCATTCGCCCCGCGATCTGGCGATCTATCTCGACGACCTGCGGCTGCGCGACCGTGCAGTCTTCGATCGGGTGATCGCCAAGGATCTCAAGGGGGCGGTCGCGCTGCGTCGTGCGATCGTCGATGATCCGTGGCCGGATCGTGTGCGGGGGCTGTGGGAAAAGCCCGAGGCGGATTATCTCCCGCCCTTCCTCGTCGCGGTCCTCTACGGCGAACTGGCCCGCCTAGCCATGAATCATGCCGGGCTGCTCGTCATGGCCTTCGACGCGGGCATCGAGCTTTCGACCCGTCGCCTTGTGCCGCGCATACCGCTGGCGGCCGGTCCCCATCAGCCGGCCGCCGTCAGGCGGGGCATCGAGATGCTGCCCTTTCAATCGATCGCCCTGGGCGCGCCGGGGACCATCCTGCAGCGCGGCGATGCCGAAGCCGCAGCGGCCTGGGCCAAGATGTGCGCGGCGAGCCTGTCGGTGACGGCCAAGGAACGGGAGGGTCTCGATATCGCGCCCGCCACGCCCAAGCAGGCCAAGGCGATCGCCCGCAATGTCGAGGCTAGCCCCGCCTTCTGGCTGGAACAACGCAAGGACCATGGATGGTCGCGCCAGAACCGCCCCGCCGCGACATATTGGGGGCTGGATTGGCGTCAGCACGCCTCGGTCGGGCTGGTGGAAATCATGCTCACCGCCCAGGACTGGAACCGCCGCTACAGGCCGAACGGACCGAGGCTCGACGCCATGTCGATGCGCCGCGTGTCCTGGGCGATCGCGACGATCAGCTATGCATGGATGGCGGAGAACAATCCGGCTGCCGCCCTCTGGCTGTCGCGGCAGGCGCAGGGCAAGGACGAAGATCCGCTCGACGCGTTCAGTCCCTTCGCGATGGACGATATCCTCAAGGAAAAGTCGGGCAACACGCTGCGCAAGAGGGCCCTCGCGCTGGTCGCCGACCGGCCGAAGCCCGGCGAACTTGGCTATACGGCGCGCTATCAGGCGCATCTGTGGCTGAACGATCATGGCGACGACATCGCGCATTACCGCCAGTATCAGCAGGACGCGATTATGGGATACCGCGAGGCGAAGGCGGGCATCCTGCCCGAAATCCTGCGGGATACGAGCCGTGTGCCCGAAGGGGTGGTCGCGGTGCTGGGCCGGGCACACGGCGTGTCGCCGACCCACGGTGGCATCGGACATAACAGCCCGCCATCCTCCGACATGACCGAAGACATTGACGCCGCCCGCGGTTCGCAGAACTTCGGCATGATGATCTCGCCCCCGGCGACTGACCAGATGCGCGAAATGCTGTCGAGAAAGCCGAAGGACGCGCCAAAAAAGAAGAGAAAGAAGAAGGCGAAGACCAAGAAGCGATGACCGCGTCCGTGCCATCCGTTTTCAGCGGATGGCACGGACGGCAATCCGTTGGGATCTGATCGGTCGGCACGCGGCCGATCATCACTGTGTTCCGCCGGTCGGCAGTGTCGTGAAGTCGAACTGTTCCGGCTGTCGCCGTGGTGTCGAACCCAGATTGTAGGTCAGGCCGATCAGCACCGAGCGTAATTTCAGATGCTGCCCGGACTGGTCGCGGAACTGCGGCGTGTCATAGGCGGTCCGGATCCTGAAGCTGTTCAGCAGGTCGCGCCCGGTCAGGTTGAGGGAGAAGCGGCTGTCGAGCTTGCGGCGATAGCCGAAGTTGAGCATCCCGCCCACCTCACGCTTGCCCTGCGCGAGCAGCGCGTCGCCGACCCAGAAGCCCGACAGCTGGACGAAATCCGCCTTGGTCGGCTGCCAGTCGAGGCTGAACCGGCCGCTGGCCAGCAATGCCTCGCGATATTCGCCGCCGGGAATGCCGTCCGCGCGGACGGATTGATGGAACAGGTTGATGCCGCCGCTGTAGCGCAGCGTCGGTAGCAACGGGCCGTTCAGCGACAGCTCCATGCCGATGTCGCGTCGCGCGCCCAGGTTCTCGGGTCGGGTGAGCAGCAGCCCGTTGCCGATATCCTGGGCAATATCGGTGAACGACCGGTTCGTGTCGCGGAGGTATAGCGTCGCCTGGTAGAACCCCTGACCTTGGCGTCGCTGCCAGGTCATTTCCGCCGCATTCGTCTCCTGCGGCCGCAATCCGGCATTGCCTGACCGGCGGTTGAGGGAGTCGACGAAAATGACGGCGGAGTTGAGCTGACCTGGCTGCGGTCGCTGGATGCGCCGTGAATAGCTGGCGCGCAGCGTCTCCGTCGGTGATAGCCGGTACTCGACATGAGCGGTCGGAAAGGCACGGAAATAGTGCTGGGATACCGGCGAGCTGCCATTCAGGTCGTCGATGTGGATATTCGTCTGTTCGAGCCGCAGTCCGGCTTGCGCGGACAGGTCCGTGCTCAACGGCCGTTCATAGGTGGAGTAAACGGCATTGACGGTCTGGCTCCCATTGAAGGCGTTGGTCAGCCCGTCGACTACCGCCAGTTGATCCACTGCCGCACCACGCCGAAACTCGAATCGCTGCTCCGGGCGCTGGTCGGTCAGTTCGTACCCAAGGCGCAGCTTTCCGCCACTGGCGATAGGGCGGACATAGGCGCTGGTGAAACCGAGCGTCGCCAAGCCGATGTGCTGGTCGGATCGCTCGAAGAGGTTCGGCCCTGTCGGCAGGTCGTAGCGGGTCGTGACGCGGAACAGGTTATCCGTGTCGTTAGTGTCATAGCGCAGTTCGTTGGTCCATTCATGACCGGCATTGTCGAAGCGGCGGAGCATGCGCAGCGTGCCGCCCCAGTTGGTGACGTCGAACGCTGCCGAACCATCCCGCGCGAAGGCGCCCGTCTGATTGCCTGATGTATCGCGGATGTCGAACACGTCGAGGCCCGTACCGAATGTCCGGATCGACGTGCCGCGCGCCTCAACCGTCAATTGGGTGCGGCTGTCTGGCCGATATTCGGCGGTCAGCCGACCGACCGTGCCCCGCTGGCTCGACGTGATCTCCTGATCGTCGCGGGTCGTCGACCTCACGGCCCCGGTACTGGGGTCCAGCAATTCCCGCACGCGGAACAGGCTGAGCGTGACGGGATCGTAGCGGCTGCTGATGTCGCCGGACAGCGTCCAGCGCCCGCGCTGCCATGATCCGCTGGCCGCTCCCGTCCAGCGGCCACGATCGCCGACTGCGCCGCGGATCGAGCCGGTCGCTGTGGTCCCGGCGCGGGGCGCAGTCGGCTTGGTGA
This window harbors:
- a CDS encoding TonB-dependent receptor domain-containing protein, giving the protein MHHHTASLRATIRVATLLGVALPVPIFGQTVSPAATSRPVPPATTTPDGQKEKDATITVTGSRDGIQTSIDATSYSLSKNLQATNGTLADALRGVPSVDVDPEGNVSLRGDPSVTILVDGQPSGLLTGPSRGQTILQLPADRYARVEVMTNPSAAYSPEGSGGVINLITKPTAPRAGTTATGSIRGAVGDRGRWTGAASGSWQRGRWTLSGDISSRYDPVTLSLFRVRELLDPSTGAVRSTTRDDQEITSSQRGTVGRLTAEYRPDSRTQLTVEARGTSIRTFGTGLDVFDIRDTSGNQTGAFARDGSAAFDVTNWGGTLRMLRRFDNAGHEWTNELRYDTNDTDNLFRVTTRYDLPTGPNLFERSDQHIGLATLGFTSAYVRPIASGGKLRLGYELTDQRPEQRFEFRRGAAVDQLAVVDGLTNAFNGSQTVNAVYSTYERPLSTDLSAQAGLRLEQTNIHIDDLNGSSPVSQHYFRAFPTAHVEYRLSPTETLRASYSRRIQRPQPGQLNSAVIFVDSLNRRSGNAGLRPQETNAAEMTWQRRQGQGFYQATLYLRDTNRSFTDIAQDIGNGLLLTRPENLGARRDIGMELSLNGPLLPTLRYSGGINLFHQSVRADGIPGGEYREALLASGRFSLDWQPTKADFVQLSGFWVGDALLAQGKREVGGMLNFGYRRKLDSRFSLNLTGRDLLNSFRIRTAYDTPQFRDQSGQHLKLRSVLIGLTYNLGSTPRRQPEQFDFTTLPTGGTQ
- a CDS encoding S8 family serine peptidase, with amino-acid sequence MITPSDKQPIRSVNDTPEFRRNYGANEFMNALYALDSGHTGQGVSVAVVDDGVMNVNGELDGRIDQTLSKDFGYVVAADGTRTKRSELGSAVSDHGTAVANIIAARVNGNATVGYAPSATIVALRVADWDEKTQGEILSHTDEAIRYAADKGIKIVSSSLVGGSAGWTSATERLAETGGLLVNSTGNFGGADPYNAQWITADNRKAVLFVGALSPALNKYEIEAYSNKAGTMKDRTVVAVGSNVTTLVDGTVGVFSGTSSAAPVVAGLAADILSKWPQLSGQQAGDVILQTAKDIGAPGPDEVFGMGLIDFQAALSPVNPTLSNGSTQTSIAKSVMVVPGAVGTAAIQTALSHVTVLDAFGRDFTGSIAALVVQPQVMADRRIERRVRQMGRQASLSFGGFSGTMGYTSVRFGPGQDQVRSAATAGTFGYTDGKTGVRAAWNGADMLQADVMGLAPFADGVLAYVPQAGTSLGVDRAVGGGRLGLTMAAGRTAGSAARAMTLGWSRGDLSLRASFIDEDGTLMGMPTGAGALRLGRGARTVMVEVHHRIGVTDGWTLEGYGSLGVTRLKIDAASLVTGATPILGSRIGVQATGAVPGGLLTLGIAQPLAIEAGAAELTLGTGYDLASRSVLYGVTRASLAGQRRVQLTAGYVTRTAMPLRLGVMHDVTDGSVAALVGWHTGF
- a CDS encoding DUF4878 domain-containing protein — encoded protein: MNRFVILAIGCVSVGACSKTEKPEDVARAFIVDNAAGRGAEVLERIDPAVRPLAGMMVAAAPKTATSGPPPHGGIKTVEVLDTKTVDPDHAIVETVSHFGDGTEVRRTANLRRVDGKWYITM
- a CDS encoding MobA/MobL family protein is translated as MLLETEEGIWARADARVFRLLMDGGRTERRIQAAERTVAAAFRRVAALRQRRRADAAREQVAVNRLLDQELSHAWGHPLRVRMARADSHESGSTTPSRKMAMLTGVSKRAIRTYQVPMIDERGRVSLYFRIRYVGFKSKTWRAGLPADHALYILREDALERIGDDAIDSVPMSNMGKDAQEIAAGWRALEAVEEGYRANAIVQHRIIWNLPHDLTAVERRALVEQFCERTFGRLGLPWVAAIHTPDAKGDQRNFHAHICFSLRPCERTGDHEWSIAQEKVNGLTDPDGLKLMRALAAAHMNRACRSAGRPERFTHQTYKERGIDAQRQAHVGAAAMAAHERGEHVHTIARNAAIAESNELAVEKALVEREVQAHERLTGLLERHIQVAGLRANARAITAHVTVIARSAREMIERVRRTKAVVRPVAPQTVLKVRDHAQAILRRIQQRRVVHRPSPAVRNTAMTLAVTARTVAERIGAVPAPIIPSRTALMQSRRIATIVAGRTTSAVLHRKLTEQRAAAAAIHQRLVARDRQHAHEQARRLILTAEPTPYRREHNRLILDLSAMPMAARQMIQSLPHDDLGRALRERHRLDQQRAAKQRKAADAAAKRVEAERAAEAARRTLVEEACRILRDTGPRPYRRNGKRIEPDWSVLPPRERDTVMAVGIGDDDLRRALLERIRHDDRADRTTAMLDTIERERRLVPTIDGRRQVDAQTLATFGLRDDDVQTERVQRQLEDIAAQQLGEHGMIVSYAVAHPDQLVRSDAGWSLVPAAPAVMRELIEAWRHDDKVQRILGMLAERRGTDVVTAAKPVLTMTDTPTGEARQTGVQNAPASNSPPPSSRNGVQPAAPPASPETSPRHADGNGGGTTRRTPIIDDPGTMSR